A genomic region of Marinobacter qingdaonensis contains the following coding sequences:
- the rpsJ gene encoding 30S ribosomal protein S10: MQSQKIRIRLKAFDYRLIDQSTQEIVDTAKRTGAQVRGPIPLPTRKEKYTILISPHVNKDARDQYEIRTHKRLLDIVEPTEKTVDALMKLDLAAGVDVQISLG, from the coding sequence ATGCAAAGCCAAAAAATTCGAATCCGGTTGAAGGCGTTTGATTATCGCCTGATCGACCAGTCCACGCAGGAGATCGTCGATACCGCGAAGCGGACCGGCGCTCAGGTGCGTGGGCCAATCCCTCTGCCGACGCGGAAGGAAAAGTACACCATCCTGATCTCTCCGCACGTCAACAAGGACGCGCGCGATCAGTATGAAATTCGTACGCATAAGCGTTTGCTCGACATTGTTGAGCCGACGGAAAAGACAGTAGATGCTCTGATGAAGTTGGACCTGGCTGCAGGTGTAGACGTTCAGATCAGCCTCGGCTAA